Proteins encoded in a region of the Acidobacteriota bacterium genome:
- a CDS encoding sugar phosphate isomerase/epimerase yields the protein MENAMRQWPLCLNTSTIRPAGLLEKIDIAARTGYSAIEVWTEELTGFEQSGRPLAELRRILEDSGLAVASVITLSDWMQSQGFHKEAAYGEARRRLEQASAVGAAHIVASPVPDVPHLDIPLAAARYRELLEEGQAFGVRPAMEFLGFQHNVFQLEQALAIVRQADHPHGCLVLDPFHLFRGGSGFGAIGGLSSKTIAVCHFNDAPASPPQFEQTDADRVYPGDGILPLKAFLRDLDAIGYEGFLSLELFNPGYWTRDLAEVAGTGRGKTEAVVRSAGERGLDSRTALS from the coding sequence ATGGAAAACGCCATGCGCCAGTGGCCTCTCTGCCTGAATACCAGCACTATCCGGCCGGCGGGCCTGTTGGAGAAGATCGACATCGCGGCCCGGACCGGCTACTCGGCCATCGAGGTCTGGACCGAGGAGTTGACCGGATTCGAGCAGTCGGGTCGGCCCCTGGCCGAGCTGCGCCGGATCCTGGAGGACTCGGGCCTGGCGGTGGCCAGCGTCATCACCCTGTCGGACTGGATGCAGAGCCAGGGATTCCACAAGGAAGCCGCCTACGGGGAGGCACGCAGGCGGCTGGAGCAGGCGTCAGCCGTGGGTGCGGCCCACATTGTGGCCTCGCCGGTTCCCGACGTTCCTCACCTGGACATTCCTCTGGCGGCGGCCCGCTACCGCGAGCTGCTGGAGGAGGGCCAAGCCTTCGGGGTTCGTCCGGCAATGGAGTTCCTGGGATTCCAGCACAACGTCTTTCAGCTGGAACAGGCGCTGGCCATCGTGCGGCAGGCCGACCACCCTCACGGCTGCCTGGTGCTGGATCCCTTTCACCTCTTTCGGGGTGGCTCCGGCTTCGGAGCCATCGGAGGCCTGTCCTCCAAGACCATTGCCGTGTGCCACTTCAACGACGCGCCCGCCTCGCCTCCCCAGTTTGAGCAGACTGACGCCGACCGTGTCTATCCGGGAGACGGCATTCTTCCCTTGAAGGCCTTCCTGAGAGATCTGGACGCCATCGGGTACGAGGGCTTTCTTTCCCTCGAGCTCTTCAATCCCGGATACTGGACGCGGGATTTGGCGGAAGTGGCCGGAACCGGTAGGGGAAAGACGGAGGCCGTCGTCCGTTCGGCCGGAGAACGCGGCCTCGACAGCAGGACCGCACTGTCATGA
- a CDS encoding thiamine pyrophosphate-binding protein — MTGGQALVRSLEAHGVTAVFGIPGTHNLAVYDALLDSPIRHVSARHEQGAAFMADGYARAGGEFGVCLSTTGPAALNTLTPLGTAFSDSSRVLCVASQIQSDYLGREKGLLHECSGQSGGFRAVTKWCQQATTVEAIPWLVREAFAQLGSGRPRPVALEIPCDVLDSTGQPALPAPLTTELEQPGQEELTQACRLLEEASRPVIWAGGGVIRAGASAALTRLAERLQSPVFTTTLGKGAIPEDHPLSGGNTLLHPVGRAYLETCDLMLAVGTRFKEIETERWRLKLPEQLIHIDIDPTEIGRNYEVSAAVVGHAKPSLEGLLERCQGATTSRDRPREVQALRDRIWGECRQRAPAAVELVECLRAELPRDSILVCDLTAAATWCHHLLEVYQPAGFHSPWGFCTLGFGLPAAIGARMAQPQRPVVLLSGDGGFLFNCQELATAVECGLPLVMVVFNDKGYGVLRPQQMARYGRTHAADLVGPDFAALARAFGAAALRVERLQDLSRNLLEALRQPGPCLVELTAQIPWPPIETTAGMFAQAEVPTQ, encoded by the coding sequence ATGACCGGCGGTCAGGCCCTGGTTCGCTCCCTGGAAGCCCACGGAGTCACCGCTGTCTTCGGCATCCCGGGCACTCACAACCTGGCGGTTTACGACGCTCTACTGGACAGCCCCATCCGCCACGTCAGCGCCCGTCACGAACAGGGAGCGGCCTTCATGGCCGACGGGTACGCCCGGGCCGGTGGAGAATTCGGCGTCTGTCTCAGCACCACCGGACCGGCAGCGCTCAACACCCTGACCCCGCTGGGCACCGCCTTCAGCGACTCCTCCCGGGTCCTGTGCGTAGCCAGCCAGATCCAATCGGATTATCTGGGCCGGGAAAAGGGCTTGCTGCACGAGTGCTCCGGCCAGTCGGGAGGTTTCCGGGCAGTCACCAAGTGGTGCCAGCAGGCCACCACGGTAGAAGCCATCCCCTGGCTGGTTCGAGAGGCCTTCGCCCAATTGGGTTCGGGGCGGCCGCGGCCGGTGGCCCTGGAGATCCCCTGCGACGTGCTGGACTCCACCGGTCAGCCCGCGCTGCCCGCGCCACTGACGACAGAGCTGGAACAGCCCGGGCAGGAGGAACTCACCCAGGCCTGCCGACTGCTGGAAGAGGCCAGCCGGCCGGTCATCTGGGCCGGGGGCGGCGTTATCCGGGCCGGGGCCTCGGCCGCCCTGACCCGGTTGGCGGAGCGGCTGCAATCCCCGGTCTTCACCACCACCCTGGGCAAGGGAGCCATCCCCGAAGACCATCCCCTCTCCGGAGGCAACACCCTGCTCCATCCGGTTGGCCGGGCTTACCTTGAGACCTGCGACCTGATGCTGGCGGTGGGAACCCGGTTCAAGGAGATCGAGACGGAACGCTGGCGCCTGAAGCTGCCGGAGCAGCTGATCCACATCGACATCGACCCCACCGAGATCGGCCGCAACTACGAGGTGAGCGCCGCCGTGGTCGGCCACGCCAAGCCCTCCCTGGAAGGTTTGCTGGAACGGTGCCAAGGGGCGACGACTTCCCGGGACCGCCCACGGGAGGTCCAGGCGCTTCGAGACCGGATATGGGGCGAATGCCGGCAGCGGGCGCCGGCGGCGGTGGAACTGGTGGAGTGCCTGAGAGCGGAGCTTCCCCGGGACAGCATCCTGGTCTGCGACCTGACCGCGGCCGCCACCTGGTGCCACCACCTGCTGGAGGTCTACCAGCCGGCCGGCTTCCACAGCCCCTGGGGATTCTGCACCCTGGGTTTCGGACTGCCCGCGGCCATCGGAGCCAGGATGGCTCAGCCCCAGCGTCCGGTGGTCCTGCTGTCGGGGGATGGAGGGTTTCTCTTCAACTGCCAGGAGCTGGCCACGGCGGTGGAGTGCGGACTGCCACTGGTGATGGTTGTCTTTAACGACAAGGGTTACGGGGTGCTTCGGCCTCAACAGATGGCCCGCTATGGCCGCACCCATGCGGCCGACCTGGTCGGCCCCGATTTTGCGGCCCTGGCCAGAGCCTTCGGAGCCGCCGCCCTGCGGGTGGAGCGCCTGCAGGATCTATCCCGGAACCTCTTGGAAGCGCTACGACAGCCAGGGCCCTGCCTGGTCGAGTTGACGGCCCAGATCCCCTGGCCGCCCATCGAGACCACCGCCGGCATGTTCGCTCAGGCGGAAGTGCCCACCC
- a CDS encoding phospho-sugar mutase has product MNPVTRQRSPGIEEMAADDALKSMVDRLVRKYGDRGREAGDNLEQWLSGQVPYAEPEVLQRHLQAGQVDLLFDAFWQVLPFGTGGRRGRVGYGANRLNPATVAMTVQGHCHYLAAAFPGRRDLAVVVANDVRVFKDLAGTYRFLGEDHPLLGTSSRSLGRLACEIYAGNGITAYFAQPRAEDAVISTPELSFVIGRLGAAGGINLSASHNPPDDNGIKVYDAFGSQPVAPEDQALMDAMREATAIRSIPFAQALAEGLVRDIPEDLHQDYLDAYLELYGDTFTPRPDLPVVYTPLCGCGLKTVGDLLGRLNFPVRTPPRQDADGSFAVIPFKAPNPEVPQATAPAREFADEIGSGLVLSSDPDADRVGLEVRQSDGSWVHLDGNQIAAILGYFLMLDPEGPRRRGLVVETLVTTRILGRIVEKAGGSQIVDDLLVGFKYVADVLKSLERTGRYGQVVARPRDLVLAAEESHGVIMVPTIRDKDAAPACMVLAALYQRLRLQGRTLLDYYIGILEQLGGYADVGRSIAMAGAGGVSRRDRLMASLRDSPPRTLAGHPVRHVLDYWDQERFGAFVSESDKLPRNVIRMSMDDFVVTVRPSGTEPKLKFYCQLAPRGGSSRKGMDLLTEVSGRAEELARLVYRELLARLDLELGPAGLLLPDIVDVDRKREFEQTIQPQLHSELAGSGKRSLQELLAWLRGQASGMTPGADPLPALKAPIACLCNGWKAELGAAPLFDELDRWARR; this is encoded by the coding sequence GTGAATCCGGTGACGCGCCAACGGTCTCCCGGGATCGAGGAAATGGCGGCAGACGACGCACTGAAATCCATGGTTGACCGGCTGGTGCGGAAGTACGGGGACCGGGGCCGGGAGGCAGGCGACAACCTGGAGCAGTGGCTTTCGGGGCAGGTGCCCTACGCCGAGCCAGAGGTGCTGCAGCGGCACCTCCAGGCCGGGCAGGTGGACCTGCTCTTCGACGCCTTCTGGCAGGTGCTTCCCTTCGGGACCGGCGGGCGCAGGGGCAGGGTCGGATATGGGGCCAACCGGCTCAATCCGGCCACCGTGGCCATGACCGTCCAGGGTCATTGCCACTACCTCGCGGCCGCCTTTCCGGGCCGCCGCGACTTGGCGGTGGTGGTGGCCAACGATGTTCGAGTCTTCAAGGACCTGGCCGGAACCTACCGCTTTCTGGGAGAGGATCACCCGCTTCTGGGAACCTCTTCGCGCTCGCTGGGGAGGCTGGCCTGCGAGATCTACGCCGGCAACGGCATCACGGCCTATTTCGCGCAGCCGCGGGCCGAGGATGCGGTGATCAGCACGCCCGAGTTGTCCTTTGTCATCGGCCGCCTGGGCGCTGCCGGGGGAATCAATCTCTCGGCCTCCCACAATCCCCCCGACGACAACGGGATCAAGGTCTATGACGCCTTCGGCAGCCAGCCGGTGGCGCCGGAGGACCAGGCTCTGATGGACGCCATGCGGGAGGCTACCGCCATCCGGAGCATACCCTTCGCCCAGGCGCTTGCCGAGGGCTTGGTGCGGGACATTCCCGAAGATCTCCACCAGGACTATCTGGACGCTTACCTGGAGCTGTATGGAGACACCTTCACCCCTCGGCCCGACCTGCCGGTGGTCTACACGCCCCTCTGCGGATGCGGATTGAAGACGGTGGGCGACCTGCTGGGCCGGCTGAACTTTCCGGTTCGGACCCCGCCCCGTCAGGACGCCGACGGCTCCTTCGCTGTCATCCCCTTCAAGGCCCCCAATCCGGAGGTGCCCCAGGCCACCGCACCCGCCAGGGAGTTCGCCGACGAGATCGGCTCGGGCCTGGTCCTCTCCAGCGATCCCGATGCCGACCGGGTCGGACTGGAGGTCAGGCAGTCCGACGGCTCCTGGGTCCACCTGGACGGAAACCAGATTGCCGCCATTCTGGGATACTTCCTGATGCTGGATCCCGAGGGACCGCGCAGGAGGGGGCTGGTGGTGGAGACCCTGGTGACGACCCGCATCCTGGGTAGGATCGTGGAGAAGGCCGGTGGCTCCCAAATCGTGGATGACCTGCTGGTCGGCTTCAAATATGTCGCCGACGTGCTGAAGTCCCTGGAACGAACCGGAAGATACGGCCAGGTGGTTGCCAGGCCACGGGATCTGGTGCTGGCCGCCGAGGAGAGCCACGGGGTGATCATGGTTCCCACCATACGGGACAAGGATGCCGCTCCGGCCTGCATGGTGCTGGCGGCCCTCTACCAGAGGCTGCGGCTGCAGGGTCGCACCCTTCTGGACTACTACATCGGGATCCTTGAGCAGTTGGGAGGCTATGCCGACGTGGGCCGCTCCATCGCCATGGCCGGGGCCGGGGGCGTGTCCAGGAGGGATCGGCTGATGGCCTCTCTGAGAGACTCGCCTCCGCGGACCCTGGCAGGTCATCCGGTGCGTCACGTCCTGGATTACTGGGATCAGGAACGGTTCGGGGCCTTCGTCAGCGAGTCGGACAAGCTGCCGAGAAACGTGATCCGGATGTCCATGGACGACTTCGTGGTCACGGTCCGGCCCTCCGGAACCGAGCCCAAGCTGAAGTTCTATTGCCAGCTTGCGCCGCGGGGAGGTTCGTCCCGGAAGGGAATGGATCTGTTGACCGAGGTGAGCGGCAGGGCCGAGGAACTGGCCCGCCTGGTGTACCGCGAACTCCTGGCCCGCCTGGACCTGGAGCTGGGCCCGGCCGGCCTGCTGCTTCCCGACATCGTGGATGTGGACCGCAAACGTGAGTTCGAGCAGACCATCCAGCCGCAACTGCATTCGGAGCTGGCCGGTTCAGGCAAGCGCAGCCTGCAGGAACTCCTGGCTTGGTTGCGCGGCCAGGCCTCCGGCATGACCCCGGGAGCGGACCCGCTGCCCGCTCTCAAGGCTCCCATCGCCTGTCTCTGCAATGGATGGAAGGCCGAGCTGGGAGCCGCCCCCCTCTTCGACGAACTGGATCGGTGGGCACGCCGATGA